A portion of the Adhaeribacter radiodurans genome contains these proteins:
- a CDS encoding glycoside hydrolase family 32 protein — translation MKSYKIFTLSICLLYSVFSNISYGQTSKAKKQTTPDLGIQLSKRQIKIQKNQLYLNFPVSEASALKKTRILANGKVLDEFTLGLSAGEPDHWVFFDVKNYQGKTLSIEAENVEQPQVLEKIFADKQFPGQEEVYKEKLRPQVHFSARRGWLNDPNGLIHYNGEYHLFFQHNPYGWQWGNMHWGHAVSKDLLHWQELSDALYTPKHEDMAFSGSAITDPTNTSGFRKNGIDPLIAVYTSTGRGECLALSYDNGRTFKDYEGNPVVKHKGRDPKVFWYQPGNHWVMVVYDESHSKNISAGLKSMNREFSFYNSPDLKNWTYQSSIPGFFECPELFQLEVQGAPNQKKWVMYAADGKYKVGDFDGKKFTPEQDFRTYDHGGAFYASQTYNNIPEKDGRRIQIGWSRIPLENMAFNQFMAFPTELKLSKSFDGYRLCPQPVQEIKSLYKSNNVYQNMVLNKENPDFTAPIKADVVHLVAEFERGDCNDFGLNINGYELNYSNLFTDLNKINYSVTEESIFKIEAIVDKAVIEIYVNDGEMYFVKPWNSVTAEKQIKAFAKGLEEGHKAVLKKLEVHELHSVWPEKTVTTVLK, via the coding sequence ATGAAAAGCTATAAAATTTTTACGTTAAGTATTTGCTTATTGTATAGTGTTTTTAGTAATATTTCTTACGGCCAAACCAGTAAGGCAAAAAAACAAACTACTCCTGACCTAGGAATTCAATTAAGTAAAAGGCAGATAAAAATTCAAAAAAATCAGCTCTATTTAAACTTCCCGGTTTCGGAAGCAAGTGCTCTGAAAAAAACGCGAATACTGGCAAACGGAAAAGTACTGGATGAATTTACTTTAGGACTGTCGGCGGGTGAACCGGATCATTGGGTTTTCTTTGATGTGAAAAACTACCAGGGCAAAACCCTATCTATTGAAGCGGAAAATGTAGAACAGCCCCAGGTATTAGAAAAAATATTTGCGGATAAGCAGTTTCCGGGTCAGGAAGAGGTTTATAAAGAAAAGTTACGACCTCAGGTTCATTTTTCTGCCCGCCGTGGATGGTTAAATGATCCCAACGGGCTAATACATTATAACGGCGAATACCATTTGTTTTTTCAGCACAATCCTTATGGTTGGCAATGGGGAAATATGCATTGGGGACATGCCGTAAGCAAAGATCTGCTGCATTGGCAGGAATTATCCGACGCCTTGTACACCCCTAAACACGAGGACATGGCTTTTTCCGGATCGGCCATTACAGACCCTACCAATACTTCGGGATTTAGAAAAAACGGAATTGATCCTTTGATAGCCGTTTATACGAGTACTGGCCGCGGCGAATGCCTGGCTCTGAGTTACGATAATGGCCGGACTTTTAAAGATTATGAGGGCAATCCGGTGGTAAAGCATAAAGGCAGAGATCCAAAAGTTTTCTGGTACCAGCCGGGCAATCATTGGGTAATGGTTGTGTACGATGAATCCCATTCAAAAAATATAAGCGCAGGTTTAAAATCAATGAATAGGGAATTTTCCTTTTATAACTCCCCTGATCTAAAAAATTGGACCTACCAATCCAGTATTCCTGGTTTCTTTGAATGTCCGGAATTATTTCAACTGGAAGTACAAGGAGCACCCAACCAAAAGAAATGGGTAATGTACGCGGCCGATGGTAAGTATAAAGTGGGTGATTTTGATGGCAAGAAATTTACTCCCGAACAAGATTTCAGGACCTATGACCACGGTGGCGCATTTTACGCCTCTCAAACCTACAACAATATCCCGGAGAAAGATGGCCGGCGCATACAAATTGGGTGGAGCCGCATTCCATTAGAAAACATGGCGTTTAATCAATTCATGGCTTTCCCGACCGAACTCAAACTTAGCAAATCCTTCGACGGCTACCGGCTTTGTCCGCAACCTGTTCAGGAAATAAAATCCTTGTACAAAAGTAATAACGTGTACCAAAATATGGTACTCAACAAAGAAAATCCCGATTTTACCGCCCCCATTAAGGCAGATGTAGTACACCTGGTAGCCGAGTTTGAAAGAGGAGATTGCAATGATTTTGGCCTGAACATTAATGGCTATGAACTCAATTATAGTAATTTGTTCACCGACTTGAATAAAATTAATTATTCGGTTACGGAGGAATCTATTTTTAAAATAGAGGCCATAGTGGATAAAGCCGTTATTGAAATTTATGTGAATGACGGGGAGATGTATTTTGTAAAACCCTGGAACTCGGTAACCGCCGAGAAACAGATTAAAGCTTTTGCCAAAGGATTAGAAGAAGGTCATAAGGCTGTTCTTAAAAAGTTAGAAGTGCATGAGCTCCATTCCGTTTGGCCCGAAAAAACCGTGACAACCGTATTAAAATAA
- a CDS encoding RagB/SusD family nutrient uptake outer membrane protein, whose product MKRPIFKVFIAAALILASGCKDYLDYEPRGTLTADQLTNPDKVDQLVTAAYASIGNDFWDGSITSMWAYGSVRSDDAYKGGGSVGDVGEYNNYEQYNLVTPTTIGNANNTWARAYGAISRANFALKALNNLTDAQFAQKKVRQGELLFLRGHMHFLLKILFKYVPYIDETLSEADILTVSNRQYTNDELWNKIAQDFQVASENLPESQPEVGRANKMAAKAYLAKVRLYQAYEQNDNHAVTNINAQRLNEVVALTTEVINSGKYSLQPDFAENFLYGYDNVPESVFAVQFSINDGTSFGRLSMATSLNYSLAPQYGCCWFHLPSQNMVNAFTTTATGLPQFDTFNNKVITDADLTPSGVPVDPRIDHTIGILGHPFKYNPSILYDHSWERVSALYGSFGNMKEQQEATSPSFKKVGPFYGSAKNIDIIRYADVLLWQAEALIELGRQNEALPLINQIRARAKNSTGRTKLDNGNAPSNYNINEYENGKNITWSQENARKALQWERRLEFAMESPRFFDLVRWGTAAETLNAYLDVEKTRRTFLSAAKFTKGRDEYFPIPQREIDFTKGLYVQNPGY is encoded by the coding sequence ATGAAACGACCTATATTTAAAGTGTTTATCGCAGCTGCCTTAATTTTAGCGAGTGGTTGCAAAGATTACTTAGATTATGAGCCTCGGGGTACCCTTACCGCCGACCAGCTTACTAACCCGGATAAAGTAGATCAATTAGTAACTGCCGCTTACGCTTCAATTGGTAACGACTTTTGGGATGGTTCCATTACCAGTATGTGGGCCTACGGCAGTGTACGCTCCGATGATGCTTATAAAGGAGGCGGCAGCGTGGGAGATGTGGGCGAATACAATAACTACGAACAATACAATCTGGTAACGCCTACTACCATCGGAAATGCTAATAATACCTGGGCTCGGGCGTACGGAGCTATTTCGAGGGCTAATTTCGCCTTAAAAGCGCTTAATAACTTAACGGACGCGCAATTTGCGCAGAAAAAAGTGCGGCAGGGTGAATTACTCTTTTTAAGAGGGCACATGCATTTTCTGCTGAAAATTTTATTTAAGTACGTGCCTTACATTGATGAAACCCTTTCGGAAGCCGATATTTTAACGGTATCTAACCGGCAGTATACCAACGATGAGTTGTGGAACAAAATAGCCCAAGATTTTCAGGTAGCCAGCGAGAACCTACCGGAATCTCAGCCGGAAGTAGGCCGGGCCAATAAAATGGCTGCTAAAGCTTATTTAGCCAAGGTTCGGCTTTACCAGGCTTATGAGCAAAATGATAACCATGCTGTTACTAACATCAACGCCCAAAGGTTAAACGAAGTAGTAGCTTTAACCACCGAGGTGATTAATTCCGGCAAATATTCTTTGCAGCCTGATTTCGCCGAAAACTTCCTATATGGTTATGATAACGTGCCGGAATCGGTGTTTGCGGTTCAGTTTTCCATTAACGACGGTACTTCTTTTGGCCGTTTGAGTATGGCTACCAGTTTAAATTACAGTTTGGCGCCGCAATACGGTTGCTGCTGGTTTCATCTTCCGTCGCAAAATATGGTAAATGCCTTTACCACTACTGCCACTGGTCTTCCTCAGTTTGACACTTTTAATAATAAAGTTATAACCGATGCCGATCTTACTCCTTCGGGTGTTCCCGTGGACCCTCGCATTGATCATACAATAGGTATTCTGGGTCACCCTTTTAAATACAATCCGAGCATTTTGTATGACCACAGTTGGGAACGGGTGTCGGCTTTGTATGGAAGTTTTGGGAACATGAAAGAGCAGCAAGAAGCTACTAGTCCGAGCTTTAAAAAAGTAGGCCCTTTTTACGGCAGCGCTAAAAATATTGATATTATCCGATACGCGGATGTATTGCTCTGGCAAGCCGAAGCCCTTATTGAATTAGGCCGCCAAAACGAAGCATTACCGCTCATTAATCAAATCCGGGCCCGGGCAAAAAACAGTACGGGCCGTACCAAGTTAGACAATGGCAATGCCCCTTCTAATTACAACATCAACGAATACGAAAACGGGAAAAATATCACCTGGAGCCAGGAAAATGCTCGTAAGGCTTTGCAGTGGGAGCGAAGACTGGAGTTTGCCATGGAGAGCCCGAGGTTTTTTGACCTGGTGCGCTGGGGTACTGCCGCCGAAACCTTAAATGCCTATTTGGATGTAGAAAAAACCCGAAGAACGTTTTTATCAGCGGCCAAATTTACTAAAGGTCGCGACGAATATTTTCCGATTCCGCAGAGAGAAATTGATTTTACCAAAGGTCTGTACGTCCAAAATCCCGGTTATTAA
- a CDS encoding glycoside hydrolase family 32 protein: MKKLLLSMAVGILLYGCNSKSTNTENNNQSTEAESGTPESGKASNGTYTEQHRPQFHFSPPQMWMNDPNGMVYYAGEYHLFYQHYPDSTVWGPMHWGHAVSKDLVHWQNLPIALFPDSLGYIFSGSAVVDENNTAGFQKGNEKALVAIFTHHHPKTGKQVQSLAYSTDKGRTWIKYANNPVLPNPGISDFRDPKVSWYASAKKWIMTLAVKDRVHFYGSTDLKSWQLLSEFGKGNIGAHGGVWECPDLFPLTVDGQQKWVLFVSINPGGPNGGSATQYFIGDFNGKEFKNSNPPSTTLWIDQGADNYAGVTWANIPASDGRRLFMGWMSNWDYANKVPTGNWRSATTVARELTLQNTPAGIRLISVPVKELQQLRQDAKTIKAQEITSAFNLSKQYNLNTPLTELDLNFDLTKSTELIVKLSNAKGEYVNLGYSVPAKQLFIDRTHTGNTSFEPRFAKKHVAPLSLLNGKLNLRVLVDVASMEVFANQGQLVMTDIFFPTEDFTNIEISSKGPAQLLESNAYTLKSIWK; the protein is encoded by the coding sequence ATGAAAAAACTACTTTTAAGTATGGCCGTGGGTATTCTCCTGTATGGCTGCAATTCTAAGTCAACTAATACCGAAAACAACAATCAATCTACTGAGGCTGAATCAGGAACTCCGGAAAGTGGAAAGGCAAGCAACGGCACCTACACCGAACAACACCGGCCACAGTTTCATTTTTCGCCTCCCCAAATGTGGATGAACGACCCGAACGGGATGGTTTATTACGCTGGCGAGTACCATTTATTTTACCAGCACTATCCCGATAGTACCGTTTGGGGACCTATGCACTGGGGGCACGCCGTTAGTAAAGACTTAGTGCATTGGCAAAACTTACCTATTGCTTTGTTTCCGGATAGCTTAGGTTATATTTTTTCGGGCAGCGCCGTGGTAGATGAAAACAATACTGCCGGTTTCCAGAAAGGAAATGAGAAAGCGCTGGTAGCTATTTTTACGCACCATCATCCTAAAACGGGTAAACAAGTACAAAGCCTGGCCTACAGCACCGATAAAGGCCGCACCTGGATCAAATACGCGAATAATCCTGTTTTACCTAATCCGGGAATCAGCGATTTTCGCGATCCAAAAGTTTCGTGGTACGCTTCGGCCAAAAAATGGATTATGACCTTAGCCGTAAAAGACCGCGTGCATTTCTACGGTTCAACGGATTTAAAAAGCTGGCAACTTTTAAGTGAATTTGGCAAAGGAAATATAGGCGCCCATGGAGGTGTATGGGAATGCCCCGATTTGTTTCCGCTTACTGTAGATGGGCAGCAAAAGTGGGTTTTATTTGTAAGCATTAACCCTGGCGGACCTAATGGCGGATCGGCTACCCAATACTTTATCGGCGATTTTAACGGCAAAGAATTTAAAAACAGCAATCCTCCTTCCACTACGCTTTGGATAGACCAGGGCGCAGATAATTATGCCGGAGTTACCTGGGCCAACATCCCTGCTTCGGATGGCCGTAGGTTGTTTATGGGCTGGATGAGTAACTGGGATTATGCGAATAAAGTGCCTACCGGAAACTGGCGCAGTGCCACTACCGTAGCCCGGGAATTAACACTGCAAAATACACCCGCTGGTATTCGGTTAATTAGTGTTCCGGTAAAAGAATTGCAGCAGCTCCGGCAAGATGCAAAAACTATAAAAGCCCAGGAAATAACGTCTGCTTTTAACTTAAGTAAGCAATACAACTTAAATACTCCTTTAACCGAATTAGATTTAAACTTTGACCTAACTAAAAGCACCGAGCTGATTGTAAAATTATCGAATGCCAAAGGCGAGTACGTAAACCTGGGTTATTCAGTACCGGCTAAACAATTATTCATTGACCGGACGCACACTGGTAATACTAGCTTTGAGCCGCGGTTTGCCAAAAAGCACGTAGCCCCGCTTTCTCTTTTAAATGGTAAATTAAATTTGCGCGTGTTAGTAGATGTAGCATCCATGGAAGTTTTCGCTAATCAAGGCCAGCTCGTTA
- a CDS encoding glycoside hydrolase family 32 protein, with amino-acid sequence MKKILTFLLSLVILFGYHPLFAQPDKPPYVSAVPKFTFGKTLKEQEAQLKTNPLMLRLEESRKKLAGDQFRPIYHYVNPEGKLNDPNGLCFWQGNWHLFYQGYPPEDPRQHWGHAISKDLVHWRDLPYAIYPSPERAVFSGSTLVEDNRVIAMYHGTAVGNMVAVSSDPLLLNWEKVTGNAVIPAKSTTGSSLPYSVFDPSIWKKGNMYYALSAGRTPTGPGGRPVRADYLFRSKDLKKWEYMHEFVQDDRFTLIGDDGACPYFWPIGDRYIMNFFSHMSGGQYLLGDYDKKNDKFIATSGGKYNHGAVGPSGVHAPSAAPDGKGGVVVIFNMNPGKPSESWNQIMSLPRRLTLLSKDELGQEPAADLGSLRYGAKHIEKMKLPANQEIVLNDVKGNAMEISAEIDPQKAQFIELNLLRSPNKEEYTRIVFFREKGFGKGLEYRSGPQTASMPADLVNLFTGEKPAPRTPNVPASLISIESSYSSTLPDVGIRAPETATVNLGPGETVKLRVFIDKSVIEVFVNGKQCVAMRVYPGRDDSTGVSIRAQGQEAELLSLDAWQMKSIYE; translated from the coding sequence ATGAAAAAGATCTTAACCTTTCTCTTGTCTTTAGTAATTCTGTTCGGTTATCATCCACTATTTGCCCAACCCGATAAGCCGCCTTATGTGTCGGCGGTTCCTAAATTTACTTTTGGTAAAACGCTGAAAGAACAGGAGGCGCAACTCAAAACAAATCCGCTGATGCTACGGTTAGAGGAGTCGCGAAAGAAATTGGCCGGTGACCAATTCCGTCCTATTTACCATTACGTTAATCCGGAAGGTAAACTTAACGACCCAAATGGCTTATGTTTTTGGCAAGGCAATTGGCATCTTTTTTACCAGGGCTATCCGCCCGAGGACCCGCGGCAGCATTGGGGCCATGCCATTAGCAAAGATTTAGTGCATTGGCGCGATCTACCTTACGCCATTTATCCCAGTCCGGAGCGCGCCGTATTTTCCGGCTCTACGCTCGTGGAAGATAACCGGGTTATTGCCATGTACCACGGCACAGCGGTTGGTAATATGGTGGCCGTATCCAGCGATCCGTTATTATTAAACTGGGAAAAAGTTACCGGGAATGCAGTAATTCCGGCAAAAAGTACCACCGGCTCCAGCTTGCCTTACAGTGTATTCGATCCTTCTATCTGGAAAAAAGGCAATATGTACTATGCCCTTTCCGCCGGAAGAACACCTACCGGACCGGGCGGAAGGCCGGTGCGGGCCGATTATCTTTTCCGGTCTAAAGACCTTAAAAAGTGGGAGTATATGCACGAATTTGTGCAGGACGACCGGTTTACCTTAATTGGTGATGATGGCGCTTGCCCTTATTTCTGGCCAATTGGCGATCGGTATATCATGAATTTCTTTAGTCACATGAGCGGAGGTCAATACCTGTTAGGCGACTACGATAAAAAGAACGATAAATTTATTGCTACTTCGGGCGGTAAATATAATCATGGGGCCGTTGGGCCCTCCGGAGTGCATGCTCCCTCGGCCGCTCCCGACGGTAAGGGTGGGGTGGTCGTTATCTTTAACATGAACCCGGGCAAGCCCAGCGAAAGTTGGAACCAGATTATGAGCTTGCCCCGCCGCTTAACCTTGCTGTCGAAAGATGAATTAGGCCAGGAGCCGGCCGCTGATCTGGGTTCTTTGCGCTATGGTGCCAAACACATCGAAAAAATGAAACTTCCGGCTAATCAGGAAATAGTTTTGAACGACGTAAAAGGCAACGCCATGGAGATTTCAGCGGAGATTGATCCTCAGAAAGCGCAGTTTATTGAGCTAAATCTGTTGCGGTCGCCTAACAAAGAAGAATATACCCGAATCGTTTTCTTTAGAGAAAAAGGATTTGGTAAAGGTTTAGAATACCGATCAGGCCCCCAGACCGCTTCTATGCCGGCCGATTTAGTAAATTTATTTACCGGCGAAAAACCCGCACCCCGCACTCCTAATGTACCTGCCAGTTTAATAAGTATTGAATCGTCTTATTCTTCTACGTTGCCGGATGTAGGAATACGCGCGCCGGAAACGGCTACTGTTAATTTAGGTCCCGGCGAAACGGTTAAGCTGCGCGTTTTTATTGACAAAAGTGTGATAGAAGTATTTGTAAACGGTAAACAATGCGTGGCCATGCGCGTGTATCCGGGTCGTGATGACAGTACCGGCGTTTCCATACGCGCCCAAGGGCAGGAGGCAGAACTTTTATCGCTTGATGCCTGGCAAATGAAAAGTATTTATGAGTAA
- a CDS encoding SusC/RagA family TonB-linked outer membrane protein: MKRILYLILLLLWAAPNLYAQNNINVSGKVSSETGEPMPGVSIAVKGTNNGTTTNTDGSFSVSVPNSDAVLVVSFVGYLAQEIAVRNQTNLNVTLQPDVKALEEVVVTGYQTQKKADLTGAVAVVNLKEVKDIPVGNPMRALQGRVPGLYVEATGQPNGGNNRVLIRGLNTLGDPNPLYIIDGVPTKDAQVFASINPSSIASVQVLKDASAASIYGARASNGVIIVTTKEGRVKSGQEKVSVQFNSNVSVQTEKPWREDVLTAEERGRALWQGAVNDRTDPAVHKALYTYDWNGDYNNPILNKVNVAPFVGGDPLQPVGNTNWQAETYEKAIVTQQDLTITAGTNRSSLLINLGYFKNTGMLKYTNFDRYSTRINAYTTFLNDKVKIGENLQLARSSQTLQANDLGGAPTTDLSITLAPTLPVFRTDGTYAGPIGAGYSDRNNPVHMQYLNRWDKNNRLNALGNIYAEVTPLKGLVLRTSLGADYSNVLSKNIEPAFQEGFLGRSINSLALQQGNELTLTWTNTANYQFEIGQHRISALAGSEAIRNDFQGFGAFREGFSTEEENYYVLNAGTGRSTNNGLVTGYRLFSLFGKINYAFGDKYLASATLRRDGSSRFGSQNQYGLFPAFTLGWRINEENFLKNVSAISELKLRAGVGRVGNQEIGNIARFGLFQPNYGTLFNNGVGFPGEWLNVGTAYDLSGVNQGTLPSGYVQIQGENQNLKWESTDELNVGLDFGFLNDKIVGSFDYFTRKTKDILIQPPIASAIGEGRVKWLNGATKSNKGWEVLLTYQNSTPSGFNYSISGNAAHFRDKITELPAEVRTAYPGNVEKTIIGQSQLAVFGYKTDGIFQNQAEVDAHAAQTGKGVGRIRYVDLNDDGTINALDQDWLGTFLPSLEYGLRIDASYKNFDISIFGSGVAGKTGLDPARQFNSFLFVNQNNGPGVLNAWTPQNPGSNTPMLSLVNRNDEFRNSDFFLVNGSYARMRNVQLGYSLPTELVSKAKMASLRFYLIGQNLFAIKSKEYLSKDPERIGGFGNWPQPTTYTLGVNVNF; encoded by the coding sequence ATGAAAAGAATCTTGTACTTAATTCTTTTGCTGTTGTGGGCAGCGCCTAACCTATACGCCCAAAACAACATAAACGTGTCCGGTAAAGTCTCTTCCGAAACGGGAGAGCCTATGCCGGGTGTAAGCATTGCGGTAAAAGGAACAAATAATGGTACTACAACCAATACCGATGGTTCCTTTTCGGTATCGGTACCTAATTCGGATGCCGTGCTGGTGGTATCTTTTGTGGGTTACCTGGCTCAGGAAATAGCAGTTCGCAACCAGACCAACCTAAATGTTACCTTACAACCAGACGTAAAAGCACTGGAGGAAGTGGTAGTTACCGGTTACCAAACTCAGAAAAAAGCCGATTTAACCGGGGCGGTAGCCGTAGTAAACCTGAAAGAAGTAAAGGATATTCCGGTTGGTAACCCCATGCGGGCTTTACAAGGGCGGGTACCCGGGCTTTACGTAGAGGCAACCGGACAACCGAATGGCGGCAACAACCGGGTTTTAATCCGGGGGCTAAATACCCTGGGTGATCCCAATCCGCTTTATATTATTGATGGTGTACCCACCAAAGATGCGCAGGTATTTGCCAGTATTAACCCAAGTTCAATTGCCTCGGTGCAGGTTTTAAAAGATGCGTCGGCGGCTTCTATTTACGGGGCGCGGGCTTCCAACGGGGTAATTATTGTAACCACCAAAGAAGGAAGAGTAAAATCGGGTCAGGAAAAAGTAAGTGTACAATTCAATTCCAATGTATCTGTTCAAACTGAAAAGCCCTGGCGGGAAGATGTTTTAACCGCCGAAGAACGGGGTCGGGCTTTGTGGCAGGGTGCTGTAAACGATCGCACCGACCCTGCCGTGCATAAAGCCCTTTATACTTACGACTGGAATGGCGATTACAACAATCCAATACTAAATAAAGTAAACGTGGCTCCCTTTGTGGGCGGCGACCCGCTGCAACCGGTAGGCAATACTAATTGGCAGGCTGAAACCTACGAAAAAGCCATTGTTACCCAACAAGATTTAACCATTACCGCCGGAACAAACAGAAGCAGTTTACTAATTAACCTGGGTTATTTTAAAAATACCGGCATGTTAAAGTACACCAACTTCGACCGGTATAGCACCCGGATTAATGCCTACACTACTTTCCTGAACGATAAGGTTAAAATCGGGGAAAACCTGCAATTGGCCCGTTCTTCCCAAACTTTACAAGCCAACGATCTGGGCGGCGCTCCCACTACCGACTTATCTATAACGCTGGCCCCCACCTTACCTGTTTTCCGGACCGATGGCACCTACGCAGGCCCGATTGGCGCCGGTTACTCAGATAGGAACAATCCGGTGCACATGCAATACCTGAACCGCTGGGATAAAAATAACCGCTTAAATGCCTTAGGTAATATTTACGCCGAAGTAACCCCGCTGAAAGGACTCGTGTTGCGCACCAGCCTGGGAGCAGATTACTCCAACGTGCTTTCTAAAAATATTGAGCCCGCTTTTCAGGAAGGCTTTTTGGGCAGAAGCATTAACAGTCTGGCCTTGCAGCAAGGTAATGAGCTTACCTTAACCTGGACCAATACCGCTAATTACCAGTTTGAAATAGGCCAGCATCGCATCAGTGCATTGGCTGGTTCCGAAGCAATCCGCAACGATTTTCAAGGTTTTGGGGCTTTCCGCGAAGGCTTTTCCACGGAAGAAGAAAATTATTATGTATTAAATGCCGGTACGGGCCGCAGCACCAATAATGGTTTAGTTACCGGTTATCGCTTATTCTCTTTATTCGGCAAAATTAACTACGCCTTCGGGGATAAATATTTAGCTTCTGCCACGCTCCGGCGGGATGGTTCTTCCCGGTTTGGTTCGCAAAATCAATATGGCTTATTCCCGGCTTTTACCCTGGGATGGAGAATTAACGAGGAGAATTTTCTGAAGAATGTTAGTGCAATTTCTGAATTAAAATTAAGAGCTGGCGTGGGTCGGGTAGGTAACCAGGAAATTGGTAATATTGCCCGTTTTGGCTTGTTCCAGCCTAATTACGGAACTTTGTTTAATAACGGCGTAGGATTTCCCGGCGAATGGCTGAATGTAGGAACCGCTTACGATTTAAGTGGCGTTAACCAGGGTACTTTGCCATCGGGTTACGTGCAGATTCAAGGCGAAAACCAAAATTTAAAGTGGGAATCTACGGATGAATTAAACGTAGGATTGGACTTTGGTTTTCTGAACGATAAAATTGTGGGTTCATTCGATTACTTTACCCGGAAAACCAAGGATATCCTGATACAGCCTCCCATAGCCAGTGCCATTGGCGAAGGTAGAGTAAAGTGGCTGAACGGAGCTACCAAAAGTAATAAAGGCTGGGAAGTATTATTAACCTATCAGAACTCAACTCCTAGCGGTTTTAACTACAGTATTAGTGGCAATGCCGCTCATTTTAGAGATAAAATAACCGAGTTACCCGCTGAAGTACGCACCGCTTACCCCGGCAACGTCGAAAAAACTATTATTGGTCAGTCGCAGTTAGCGGTGTTTGGTTATAAAACCGATGGCATTTTCCAGAACCAGGCCGAAGTAGATGCCCATGCTGCTCAAACCGGTAAAGGCGTAGGCCGCATTCGCTACGTAGATTTAAACGACGACGGAACCATTAATGCTTTAGATCAGGATTGGTTAGGTACTTTCTTACCTAGTCTGGAATATGGTTTACGGATTGATGCAAGTTATAAAAACTTTGATATATCTATTTTCGGCTCGGGAGTAGCTGGCAAAACCGGTCTGGACCCTGCTCGGCAGTTTAATTCCTTCCTTTTTGTTAACCAAAACAACGGACCAGGAGTGTTAAATGCCTGGACACCTCAAAATCCTGGTTCTAACACGCCAATGCTCTCCTTAGTAAATCGGAATGATGAATTCCGGAATTCCGATTTCTTTTTAGTGAATGGTTCTTACGCCCGCATGCGGAATGTACAGTTAGGTTATTCGTTGCCTACTGAATTGGTATCAAAAGCTAAAATGGCAAGCCTGCGTTTTTACCTGATTGGGCAAAATTTATTTGCCATAAAAAGTAAGGAATACTTAAGTAAAGACCCCGAAAGAATTGGCGGTTTTGGTAACTGGCCGCAGCCTACCACTTACACTCTTGGCGTAAACGTAAACTTTTAA
- a CDS encoding carbohydrate kinase family protein, with protein MTQKIICFGETLWDMLPSGHMPGGAPMNVAIHLKYNNYNPLVISRVGSDDLGEALLDFLEKKKISTQCIQISKSHLTGVVKVNLDDKNEITYKIVEPVAWDYIQYEEEVAQIVAQSTVFVYGSLAARSATTRDTLLHYLSKARLKVFDVNLRPPHYNPERIQDLLHFADIVKMNHQELELIMSWLGFTGTEQQQMAHIRQKFNLQIVILTRGENGAAVLTDEGYEQHPGYKVEVEDTIGSGDSFLATYLSNYLQQQPVAECLKKACLVGAYVASCKGATPTYDPQLLDAEFAGNQVFPS; from the coding sequence ATGACGCAAAAAATAATTTGTTTCGGCGAAACTTTATGGGATATGCTGCCCAGCGGTCACATGCCCGGCGGAGCTCCCATGAATGTAGCCATCCATTTAAAATACAATAATTATAACCCCCTAGTTATAAGCCGGGTTGGCTCCGACGATTTAGGCGAAGCGTTATTAGATTTTTTGGAAAAGAAAAAAATTTCAACCCAATGCATTCAGATTAGCAAATCGCATTTAACCGGCGTGGTAAAAGTAAATTTGGATGATAAAAATGAAATAACCTATAAGATAGTAGAACCAGTTGCCTGGGATTACATCCAATACGAGGAAGAAGTAGCGCAGATAGTAGCCCAAAGTACTGTTTTTGTGTACGGCAGCCTGGCAGCCCGAAGCGCTACTACCCGCGACACCCTTTTGCATTATTTATCTAAAGCCAGGTTGAAAGTTTTTGATGTAAATCTGCGGCCCCCGCACTATAACCCGGAACGCATTCAAGATTTATTGCATTTCGCGGATATTGTAAAAATGAACCACCAGGAATTAGAATTAATTATGAGCTGGCTTGGATTCACTGGCACCGAACAACAGCAAATGGCTCATATCCGGCAAAAGTTCAACCTGCAAATAGTAATTCTTACCCGGGGCGAAAACGGCGCGGCTGTTTTAACCGACGAAGGGTATGAGCAACATCCGGGATATAAAGTAGAAGTAGAAGATACTATTGGCAGCGGCGATTCCTTTCTGGCCACTTACCTGAGTAACTACCTGCAGCAGCAACCCGTGGCCGAATGTTTAAAAAAAGCCTGCCTGGTAGGAGCTTATGTAGCTTCCTGTAAGGGCGCTACCCCCACTTATGATCCCCAGCTCCTGGACGCGGAATTCGCCGGAAACCAGGTCTTTCCTTCCTGA